In the Clostridium sporogenes genome, one interval contains:
- a CDS encoding 2-hydroxyacyl-CoA dehydratase family protein: protein MGDYRKLWTDLGVNLEKHDQLCAVLPELYGSTYLTQENRPEGMNYFNFVVSEVHGLRIQELNEYREKGRKVVGTFCVFVPEEIIVAANAISVGLCAGSQFWIEDGEKVLPRNMCPLIKAFMGAKIGGTCPYFQSCDMVIGETTCDGKKKAWEILDEYVPVHVMDLPQMKRDKDFKKWAEEISELIKKIEELTGNKITVEALKEGIRVTNAKRKALKRLYDLRKYKPSPISGLDCLLITQIAFYDDPKRFTEKVHELCDELEERIKNSKESNKKRILITGTPMALPNWKLHSIIESLDAEVVVEETCTGTRYFEREVSEEGETLEELIKNLSDRYLNINCACFTPNTGRIDDIIKYTKEYEADGVIDINLSFCHTYAVEHRDVEANLKEKNIPIMHIETDYSTEDSGQIKTRVEAFLEMI from the coding sequence ATGGGAGATTATAGAAAATTATGGACAGATTTAGGGGTAAATCTAGAAAAGCATGATCAATTATGTGCTGTTTTACCAGAATTATATGGCTCTACATATTTGACACAAGAAAATAGACCAGAGGGAATGAATTATTTTAATTTTGTTGTGTCAGAAGTTCATGGCCTTAGAATTCAAGAATTAAATGAATATAGGGAAAAGGGTAGAAAAGTAGTAGGAACTTTTTGTGTATTTGTGCCTGAAGAAATTATAGTAGCAGCAAATGCAATAAGTGTAGGATTATGTGCAGGTTCTCAATTTTGGATTGAAGATGGAGAAAAGGTTTTACCAAGAAATATGTGCCCTCTTATAAAGGCTTTTATGGGTGCTAAAATAGGTGGTACATGCCCTTACTTCCAATCTTGTGACATGGTTATAGGGGAAACTACTTGTGATGGAAAGAAAAAAGCATGGGAAATATTAGATGAATATGTACCAGTACATGTAATGGATCTTCCTCAAATGAAAAGAGATAAAGATTTCAAAAAATGGGCAGAAGAAATTAGTGAACTTATTAAAAAAATTGAAGAACTTACAGGCAATAAAATAACAGTAGAAGCATTAAAAGAAGGCATAAGAGTAACAAATGCAAAAAGAAAAGCATTAAAAAGATTATATGATTTAAGAAAATATAAACCATCACCAATAAGTGGGTTAGATTGCTTATTAATAACTCAAATAGCTTTCTATGATGATCCTAAGAGATTTACAGAAAAAGTTCATGAATTATGTGATGAATTAGAAGAAAGAATTAAAAATTCCAAAGAAAGTAATAAAAAGAGAATATTAATAACAGGAACTCCAATGGCATTACCAAATTGGAAACTTCATTCAATAATAGAAAGTTTAGATGCAGAAGTTGTAGTAGAAGAAACTTGTACAGGAACTAGATATTTTGAAAGAGAAGTTTCAGAAGAAGGGGAAACTTTAGAAGAACTAATTAAAAATTTGAGTGATAGATACTTAAATATAAATTGTGCCTGTTTTACGCCAAACACAGGCAGAATAGATGATATAATAAAATATACTAAAGAATATGAAGCGGATGGAGTTATAGATATTAATTTATCTTTCTGTCATACTTATGCAGTTGAACATAGGGATGTAGAAGCTAATTTAAAAGAAAAGAATATCCCAATAATGCATATAGAAACAGATTATTCAACAGAAGATTCAGGACAGATAAAAACAAGAGTTGAAGCATTCCTTGAAATGATATAG
- a CDS encoding DUF3343 domain-containing protein codes for MEQTNYYILFPSHTEGMKMDSLLSKNKIKHTIVPTPRELSKSCGICIMYNKNDEDFIKRLIKDNDIKTSGLHSLTKTIKNFYT; via the coding sequence ATGGAGCAAACAAATTATTATATTCTTTTTCCTTCACATACAGAAGGTATGAAAATGGATAGTTTACTTAGTAAGAATAAGATAAAACATACTATAGTTCCTACACCAAGAGAATTGTCTAAATCTTGTGGTATATGTATAATGTATAATAAAAATGATGAAGATTTTATAAAAAGATTAATAAAGGATAATGATATAAAAACTTCAGGATTACATTCGTTAACTAAAACTATAAAAAATTTTTATACTTAA